From Halorubrum salinarum, the proteins below share one genomic window:
- the rocF gene encoding arginase — translation MTTVRIIGAPTDYGANRRGVDMGPSAIRYGGLADQLAGAGVEAVDAGDLPVPRAEERDPDADAPSEGKAKFLRETADVCRELGDEVAATLAAGDVPLALGGDHSIAIGSLSGSARDADIGAVWFDAHADLNTPATTPSGNVHGMPLAAALGIGEFADAEWATAPGLSPENVALVGLRSVDGAEAELLRERGFAAYTMSDIDERGITDVTEEALSVASAGVDGIHVSLDLDFLDPNAAPGVGTPVRGGATYREAHSAMEIVDETDALRSMELVEVNPTLDQHNETAELATELAASAFGKRVL, via the coding sequence ATGACCACGGTCAGGATCATCGGCGCGCCGACCGACTACGGGGCGAACCGACGCGGAGTCGACATGGGACCGTCGGCGATCCGGTACGGCGGGCTCGCGGACCAGCTCGCCGGCGCGGGCGTCGAGGCGGTCGACGCGGGCGACCTCCCCGTCCCGCGGGCGGAGGAGCGCGACCCGGACGCGGACGCGCCGAGCGAGGGGAAAGCGAAGTTCCTCCGCGAGACCGCCGACGTCTGCCGGGAACTCGGCGACGAGGTCGCCGCGACGCTCGCCGCCGGCGACGTGCCGCTCGCGCTCGGCGGCGACCACTCGATCGCCATCGGGAGCCTCTCCGGCTCCGCGCGCGACGCGGACATCGGCGCCGTGTGGTTCGACGCGCACGCCGACCTCAACACGCCCGCCACGACGCCGTCTGGCAACGTCCACGGGATGCCGCTGGCGGCCGCCCTCGGGATCGGCGAGTTCGCGGACGCCGAGTGGGCGACCGCGCCGGGGCTCTCGCCGGAGAACGTCGCCCTGGTCGGGCTCCGGTCGGTCGACGGGGCGGAGGCGGAGCTGCTCAGGGAGCGCGGGTTCGCGGCGTACACGATGTCGGACATCGACGAGCGCGGGATCACGGACGTGACCGAGGAGGCGCTGTCGGTCGCCTCGGCCGGCGTCGACGGGATCCACGTCAGCCTCGACCTGGACTTCCTCGACCCGAACGCGGCGCCCGGCGTCGGGACGCCCGTCCGCGGCGGCGCCACCTACCGCGAGGCGCACAGCGCGATGGAGATCGTCGACGAGACGGACGCGCTCCGGTCGATGGAGCTCGTCGAGGTGAACCCGACGCTCGACCAGCACAACGAGACGGCGGAGCTGGCGACGGAGCTCGCGGCGAGCGCGTTCGGGAAGCGGGTGCTGTAA
- a CDS encoding DUF7565 family protein, with protein sequence MAPRWTCGIGDCDAAFDDVEAAIVHQTNDHQRHECKVCGTIVPDGYFAIRHAFDEHTRAEFVRAYDADSAAVRRREEIKGEIEAAADLQRVVEELDRNV encoded by the coding sequence ATGGCCCCTCGCTGGACGTGCGGCATCGGCGACTGCGACGCCGCCTTCGACGACGTGGAGGCGGCGATCGTCCACCAGACGAACGACCACCAGCGCCACGAGTGCAAGGTGTGCGGCACGATCGTCCCGGACGGCTACTTCGCGATCCGCCACGCGTTCGACGAGCACACCCGCGCCGAGTTCGTCCGCGCGTACGACGCCGACTCCGCGGCGGTCCGGCGCCGCGAGGAGATCAAAGGCGAGATCGAGGCCGCCGCGGACCTCCAGCGCGTCGTCGAGGAGCTCGACCGGAACGTCTGA